The Aquipuribacter hungaricus DNA segment GGCTGGAGGAGACCCTCGACGCGCTCGCCGCCGCCGTCGACGAGCACCTGGACACCGACCTGCTGCGCCGCATGACCGGAGGACTGCTGTGAGCCAGACACCCGAGAGCCCCGCGAACCCCGAGACGCCCGAGAACCCCGAGACGCCCGAGGAAGCGGCGCCTGCTCAAGACGCCTCGGCGGGCGTGCCCCGCCGGGGTCCGCGCGAACGGCCCGAGCCCCGCCGGGTGTCCTCGCTCGTCCTCGTGGCCACCGGCGACGGCAAGGGCAAGTCGACGTCGGCGTTCGGCACCGTGCTGCGGGCCGTCGCCCGGGACTGGCGCGTCCTCGTCGTGCAGTTCATGAAGTCCGGCCGCTGGCACGTCGGCGAGGAGGCCGTCGCCCGCCGGCTCGGGGTCGAGTGGTGGACCATCGGCGACGGCTTCACGTGGGAGAGCGACGACCTGGACCGCTCGGCCGCCATCGCCCGCGAGGCCTGGGCGGCCGCCGAGGCCGCGCTCGCCGGAGGGGAGTACGACGTCGTGGTGCTCGACGAGGTGACCTACCCGATCACCTACGGCTGGGTCGAGGGCGCCCGCGTCTACGCCGCCATCAAGGACCGCGCGCCCCGCACCAACGTCTTCTGCACCGGCCGGGGCGCGACCGACGAGCTCGTCGAGCTCGCGGACACGGTCACCGAGATGCGCATGGTC contains these protein-coding regions:
- the cobO gene encoding cob(I)yrinic acid a,c-diamide adenosyltransferase — translated: MSQTPESPANPETPENPETPEEAAPAQDASAGVPRRGPRERPEPRRVSSLVLVATGDGKGKSTSAFGTVLRAVARDWRVLVVQFMKSGRWHVGEEAVARRLGVEWWTIGDGFTWESDDLDRSAAIAREAWAAAEAALAGGEYDVVVLDEVTYPITYGWVEGARVYAAIKDRAPRTNVFCTGRGATDELVELADTVTEMRMVKHAYASGVRAKRGIDF